The DNA segment CGTAAAAGTAATACGCCTCAACCACCAACATAAGTTATTCAATGTCCACAGTAATATGTATAAATCAGGCAGTTTTACTTAAATGCCCTCAAAACCCCAATGATATTTTTTAACTGTACTAACAAACTTTAAATAACTTTTCACTATCAGCTTTCTTGAAAAGAGCAGAgcacttctttttttttttttttaccatctATTTGTTATCTGTTTATGATTTTTTACTCTCTTCTTcgttttttttatgtgttttcattttattttttattttttcaaaaatatggaATGGTTAGTTGCAGGTGGAATATATGCTTTGAGCCTTTGACCCAAGATTTCCGTTAGAAAAAGCTTCGATTTTTGTTATCTGGTGCCATATAAATTCCATATTGGGTTTATGTTTTGTGTTGTTTCACTCTTATTGAAAgtgtgtaattttattttttgtttatatcCAATGGTTTGAAATTATACCAGAAATTTTTCTGTAACATCTTCATCCAATTTCTTCTCCTGCATAAACCAATTTATTCTCTTGCGTAAAGATGGCGATCTATTTTGCCCTACCTGGTGTTGGGAGGATTACGCTTTTGTGTTGAGAAAACATGGGGGAGTCTATGCTCCTCCAGGAGCTCTACTCCCCCCATGTTATTTGATTGAAACACACATTGTGTTTTTTAATAATttctctctttctttttttttttttttaaaaccccttttgtttttcattttaaaTTGCCTAACCATGTTTTTTACTACACAGGTTTCTCTCTTCTTTTctcttattttcttattttttgttttggcattttttttttcatttctcgTTCTTtcctaattatttttttctttttgaaaatatttattttttttattttcttactatttatttattattaaatttttttcttgatCATTGCTATTCTATAAAATTGTAGAATTGAATTTTCTGTgattcaatttaaaatttaagactttatatgataaattttaaaattataagggatttatattttgttcaaCCATGAAATTTCTCTTAATATTCACACATAATTAGTATATaccatttcttcaaaaaaaaaattaggatCTACCATGTTCTAATAAAGATGACTCAATGATGTTAAATATCATGGCTCGTCaaaaaaaccaattttttttaaaaataattattcatattttatataaatgagTATATAACAATCTAAAAAACACAAAAGTCAAATTGACATAATCTTTTAATTTTCTTATtccttgttaaaaaaaaaagatattctAAAAATTATTCCTTCAATCTTTCAATATTGTGTTATAGGaatctcaatttttttatgtttcatCATATTAATATTGTGTTCATCTATATAAATGGAGATATTAATataaaaaggaaaataaaatatgTCTCCGAAATAATGAAacaaaaaaacattttaaaaaatactaaaaaaataatattccattaaaaatttaatgatgcagaattttgaaaaaaaaatctctacaaaaaatttaaaagaaactCATTCCATATGATTTATATGGCACTACCTCATGGTGAAAGTAAGAagaacaaatttgaaaaaaaaaaaaaaaacaggaaagagaaaaagaaaaaaaaaagaaaaataaaaaaaggaaaaaggcAAAaccgtgaaaaaaaaaaacaggaaagagaaagaaaaaaaaaaagaaagaaaaaaggcAAAACCGACACAGATGTCACTCAAAAGCACAGTTTGATTTCAAAAGTCAGgccaaaaaaacacttttttaagtgcttttcatttaataaagtgtttggCTGACCAGAAAAGTGtttaaataagcactttttaaagtcaaaattagagttttttcaaaagccaaaaattatagcttaaaaaagtgctttttttaaaaaatgtctacCAAATTCAAACAGGGCCAAAGGGGATGGGGAGCTCCTCACCAGGAGTAGCATAGAACCACCCGAAAACATGTGCTAATTTTATcttcaaaacatttaaaataaattgaaattaaGTAAAGGGTTTTTTAGGTATTTACAATATCAAACCAATTTTACTCTCCaaattaaaatcatatcaaacatcatatattttATCCACGTACAATAATTATCTGCATCTTTGAATATTCTAAtcattattataaaaataacttaTATTATACCATCATCGAACCAAACGATAAAAGTATAAATGcctacattaaaaaaaatagtaggTCTTTTAATTTGTGATATGGTCTCACAAATCTATATAATGAGACAGATCGATCCGATTCATATctagagtaaaaaaaaaaaaagtgatacattaaatattaaaaaaaatgtcatgACTAAGCTCGGATAGACCAGTGAGATCTTCACAtaagaaaattttttaaaattaaaaaatataataaaaaaggagaaaaatattttttttggtccattaacttgtccattttttggttttggtctattaacatttaaaatttttgttttggtacactaacttttagtTTTCGGGTATTTTGGTTCAACTGCTGATGTGGCACCGGAAAATACTGACGTAACATCCGAAAATAATGACGTGACATAGGAAAATGTTGACTTGTCTAGCTGTCACGTCGGCAATTGAATGaaaatcattgaaaattaaaagttagtgtagcaaaaccaaattttgaaaatttaatgaaccaaagtaaaaaaaaaaaaatgatcaatATATTGGACCGAAAAAGCATTTCCCCTAAAATTGGGAGGGAGGGAAACAATTATCTCTATCCATAATTTGTAATCCCTCGTTATTTTATTGGTGGAAAAACAACTATTCTATCCAATGAGCTCGATATAGAAATGTCGAAAACTTGTCCTATAAATCCCTTGCCCTCTTCATACATTGTCCCCTACCACCTCAAAATCATCCACAAAAAAAACATTAAGCCTACATCACTACAACACCACTTGTTATatagaaataaaaccaacaCATATCCAAGTAAGAAATGAACTATTTTCCTCATGACAACACTTCGAATATTATTCCCTCCCACTtcaacttggatcaaaccagtTCAAGATCGTTTCTTGATCTCAAGACATTCAACTTCCCGAATCATCAATCTTCCCTTCCGGTGGTGGTCGAAGAATTCGTCCTCCCGAATTCCCTGTGCATGAGCAGTAACTCCACTTCTGATGAAGCGGAAGACCACCCGTATGATCAGCTAAGCAACACCATCATCGATGAGAGGAAGAAGAGGAGGATGATATCGAACCGGGAATCGGCTCGGCGGTCGAGGATGCGTAAGCAGAGGCACCTCGACGAGCTCCGTTCTCATGTTCTCCATCTGAGGGCCGAGTATCACAATCTCATCGATAAACTGAATATCCTTTCCGAGAGCCACGATCAAATTCTCCACGAAAACGCTCGGCTCAGAGAAGAAGCATCCGATCTTCGCGAAATGGTGGCAGAACTTTTGGTTAGCAGTTCCTACAACATATTTAGAGATCTTGATCAGGATGATGTTTCATGTAACGCTCCTCGTGTCAGGGCGAAATTCACCGATCACTCCGTCACcgcctaaataattaattccggGACAATAAACTCTTTCACTAACTGATCAGCGAGGGAAGGCGGGTGCGGGTGGACTATTAAGCCATTTTTGCCTTCTTTCATTTGTATCGGCTACTAGTACTGTTTCAGCTTTTTATGTTGATGAAACAAACTACCTACTATCTATGTATTCGTGGAAATCAACATAAAGACTAAGTTAACTAGTTCATCTCGCCGCATATTATCCAACTATTAGGTAGGATTTGAAAGAGCTTCTAGGAAACTCTTTTAGAAATTTTGTGAATAAAAAGTTGAAAAGTTTTTCCCATA comes from the Henckelia pumila isolate YLH828 chromosome 1, ASM3356847v2, whole genome shotgun sequence genome and includes:
- the LOC140873896 gene encoding basic leucine zipper 43-like, with the translated sequence MNYFPHDNTSNIIPSHFNLDQTSSRSFLDLKTFNFPNHQSSLPVVVEEFVLPNSLCMSSNSTSDEAEDHPYDQLSNTIIDERKKRRMISNRESARRSRMRKQRHLDELRSHVLHLRAEYHNLIDKLNILSESHDQILHENARLREEASDLREMVAELLVSSSYNIFRDLDQDDVSCNAPRVRAKFTDHSVTA